TGGATTTTAGCTGCTCACGAATGGCAAGGATTAAAATTCGCTTACAGCTTAACGGCTTCATCATCAGATGGCAGTGATCAAATTATCGAAAGTGATGCGCAAAGCAATTTTGATTCATTATATGGAACACAAGTCTCCTATGCGCCGGGCAGTGTTAATGCGGCTTCTGAAAAAATAGCCGGACATTTAAAAATTAATTACAATGATTGGAATGCGCGTCTCGATTATCAAGTAAATCAGAATGTAGGTATGGGCGCTGGCGTCGCTTCTGCATTAGATCCGCTTGGCAAAGGTGATGCCGAGCGATATTTAGCTGAATTATCTTATGGCACAAATGTTTCAGATGTTTTGAAAGTTTCGTCATTTTTAAATTATCTCAATCTTCAATCAAATAGCTTCTTTTATTTATTTCCTGCGGGCGTAAATTTTAATAGCCCAATCCCTCCGCTGAATGGCGATTATTTTCCAGAAGGTGTTTTTGGTGAATTAGTTTTGCGCGAGCATCATATGCGTTTTGAGAGTTCTGCTTTTTATAGTGGTTTTGAGAATCAAAATTGGCGCGTAGGCGCCGGTTATTTGTTTCAAGATATGTATCATGTAGAAGAGCGTAAGAATTTTTATATCCAGCCTAATGGCATTCCCGGGAATTTGGGGAGCGTTGTTGATTATAGCGATAACAATGCATTTTTGCCGGAAACAGATCGTCGTGTTCAATATACGTTTTTGCAAAATGAGTGGCAGCTATATCCAGATTGGGAGCTGACCGCGGGTGTGCGTTATGATCGGTATTCTGATTTTGGTGATACAACTAATCCGCGTCTTGCTTTGGTTTGGCAAGCGGCTTATGACTTAACGTTTAAGGTTTTATACAGCGAAGCCTTTAGACCGCCTTCTTTTTCGGAACAATTTAATATTAATAATCCGGTAGCGTTAGGTAATCCTAATTTAAAACCAGAAGAAATTAATACGATTGAATTAGTGGTCGATTACAGCAGCAGTGATGTGTTGCGTCATACGTTTAATATATTCCAATATAAAGCCAACGATCTTATTCAATTTATTCCAGATGCAGCCCCTGCAACATCTAAAACCGCACAGAATATCGGCGAGCAAAGTGGTTATGGCGTTGAATATGAATGGAACTGGCGTATAGACGATGTTACCAAAATAAAAGGTAATATTGCGTGGCAACATTCGGTGCAAGGGGTTAACGATGATGCAACTATTCATTCGCCGGCTTTGCAAGCGTATTTGCAGGCCAATAGAAATTGGCTAGTGAATTTTGATAGCGGCATGACATTAAAATATGTTGCTGATCGAGAACGCGTCAGTTATGACGCGCGCGCACCTATTGATGATTATGTAACAGTCGACGGCTATGTGGCGTATTCATTTCTCAATTGCCATAAATCTAGATTGACATTACATGTAAAAAATATTTTTGATGAAGACATAAAAGAGCCTTCGGTTGGATCTGTGCCGCCGGTACCCACATCCATTCCTGATGATTTGCCTATGAGTGGAAGAAGCTTTTTATTAACACTAAAAACTTATTGGTAATTAAATACTTATGATAATTAAAAATATTTTGGCCATTCTAATTTTATTAGCATCTACTTCTGTATGCGCTGAGGATATGTTGCTATTCGGCGAAGATGATAAATCTTTTGTGGAAATCGCCAGTGGTCAACGCCAAAGTATCGCACGTGCACCGGCTATTGCTTCACTCATTACTGCTGATGATATTCGTCGCATGGGTGCTACGACTTTAGAAGAGGCGCTGGAATCTGTGCCGGGTTTGCATGTATCAGCGAATACGTTTTCTTATACTTCTGCATTTTA
The nucleotide sequence above comes from Gammaproteobacteria bacterium. Encoded proteins:
- a CDS encoding TonB-dependent receptor, with protein sequence MDAYCKKQSSILCQLCMGFMVALFSHAAVSAEAFLGADDELFVSIATGQSKSIKLAPAVTTVVTAAEITAMGATTLSEVLESVPGLHVSANAIGYGKLYLTRGIYSEYNPQFLVLIDGQPVTGLQFGNRGFYLGEYSIYGIERVEILRGPASAVYGADAFSGIVNIITKNVEDIDKTELGVAFGSFESKEAWILAAHEWQGLKFAYSLTASSSDGSDQIIESDAQSNFDSLYGTQVSYAPGSVNAASEKIAGHLKINYNDWNARLDYQVNQNVGMGAGVASALDPLGKGDAERYLAELSYGTNVSDVLKVSSFLNYLNLQSNSFFYLFPAGVNFNSPIPPLNGDYFPEGVFGELVLREHHMRFESSAFYSGFENQNWRVGAGYLFQDMYHVEERKNFYIQPNGIPGNLGSVVDYSDNNAFLPETDRRVQYTFLQNEWQLYPDWELTAGVRYDRYSDFGDTTNPRLALVWQAAYDLTFKVLYSEAFRPPSFSEQFNINNPVALGNPNLKPEEINTIELVVDYSSSDVLRHTFNIFQYKANDLIQFIPDAAPATSKTAQNIGEQSGYGVEYEWNWRIDDVTKIKGNIAWQHSVQGVNDDATIHSPALQAYLQANRNWLVNFDSGMTLKYVADRERVSYDARAPIDDYVTVDGYVAYSFLNCHKSRLTLHVKNIFDEDIKEPSVGSVPPVPTSIPDDLPMSGRSFLLTLKTYW